The Gigantopelta aegis isolate Gae_Host chromosome 3, Gae_host_genome, whole genome shotgun sequence genome segment GAATTTAATTTCcaaattttttcaaaaaattggcctttaaaaaaaaaattgtttcttaaaaagcaattttaaaggAGAAGCCCTTAATTTTTCCAtccaagaaaataaatttacttTTCCTGGATCTGCCCTATAAATTCCTCCCTTAAATCTTTGTTTCTCctgaaggaaatgatttattttaaaaattaaaagggtttttttttaaaattttgggtTATTCAAATTTAAAACCGGTTAAAtagtttacattttttttatttccccaaaaatttttaaaaaacttttttttaaaaggttttttttcaaagaaacgggcgggtttttttttgcgggggggggggggccccggGCATTTTTGGGCCCGTTTTTTCAGATTTTGGAGGGTctcattgattttttaaaccgATGAAAAAACTAAAAGCGCAGTATTAATTTTCCCCCACGGCCGTTTGGTTTTTAGGCCGTGGTCTACGCTGGAGGATTTCGGATCCCTTGAAGGAGGGTTTTAACCAGGGCCCCTCAAAACCCTGGTGGTCCTAAACCAATTGGTAGGATAAACGAAAACCATTTAAACTGTTAAAAAACCATGTTTTTTTCATCCCCGGGAAagccaaataaaagatcccttgttgctaatcggaagagtagcccatgaagtggcgacagcgggtttcctctcaaatccGAAACGCAAAGCACTATCAGAATactttgtatagctttattcaATTAGAATGGAATGACTTCAATGACAATTCACTTTGACAAGTACCAGACATTGATTGTGCAGTCAAACATCTTGGAATTGCAAATAATGCCTCTTATAAAGTACACAGACTATGCAGTGGACGAACTTGGACAGTGAAGTGATTTGCCCATGTTCACGAGGTTTTCAACATGGTTGATTTGAAAATGAATCATTGATGGCAGACATGGACAAAATACTGGAGAGTTTGAAATCCACTAGATACACTGAGTAACTCAAATCCTGAACAATCTCGAACAAACCTGTTGACTTGTTAATGCAAATAATTAAATCTGCAGAAGCCCCAGGTTTTGAGATTGCCACTAAGTGATCTATTACAACTGTTGTAACCATTGCTGAATAATTGGGTTCATGAAAAGGTTGGAcataaataatatgaaaaaaaaaaaaaaaaaaaaaaaaatcgcgaGCTCTCTGGTTGTTATGGGATTCCTTCGAttgtagttcaattaaaatgttttggatgatAAAGTAgcgaggtttggtattccaaatgaatgtaatcaTCTATATTTAAAGACATAAGGTCCACCAAATCCGATCCGTTACTGGATGCctttaacaaataattaaagatATTTATCGATTGATTGATGTACTGAATCGCAtttacatacaaacaaacaactcGCTTGAATTATTGATACCCCAAATGTATCAAATCGTTCGCAATTTGACCTTCATACCCGATGCACGTGAACTTTGCCATAGGGGTGAAATGTGATTTTAACCATTTATGACTAAAATTACCATCGAAAGACATGTTCATCCCGGACACATTTCTATTGAATATAATTGAAAATTTGCTGAAATAGTTAATATCGTAagtgtttatacatgtactgaaTTCAAACTAAATTACCTTGGTCGAATTATAATATTCATAATGGGGTTTAATTTGTTCCACAAAACATCCTCAGCTCAAATTAGAATTAACAGGCACGGCGGATcaggggggttggggggagggggttttgacctgattgtaaatataaaaaatattattggtagtaaatttttaaggcagagatgaagtTTTTGAAGGTATGACACAGGGTGTGTTGAGGGAACATCAGAACAACTAGAACATCAGCAAATTAaagacaagaaagaaatgtttttgatgGGACGTGGGTTCCATCTTCATCTGTGGGTCGTTTATTTTATAATCTGAGCCAATGGCTTGTAacccaaaggccgtggtatgtgctgttctgtccatgatattgcatatacagaaaACATTTGCTGCCATGATTTGTCCTGACCCAaccagttaaagtttgttttgtttaacgacaccactatggcacattgattgattaatcatcccTAACCCAACCAGAGTCAtaaccataactggtatattaaaaggctgtggtatctgctgtcctgtctatggggaaaatatataaaatatcactggcTGCTattagaaaaataatttgaaatcaaATAGCCGATAAAGTcctaataaatcagtgtgctctagtggtatcattagacaaaacaaaatttaacttattcaaatagccgtagttaaATGTGGTGAGGTGTGCTATATACAAGTATTCTTTTCCTGGGTTAGTATTTAACGGCTAAAAttaaccattaaagggacattgctgTGTTTGcagctgcattgtaagatgttttcgactaataaaatatttctacgattaaacttacatattaaataaattttcttgtttagaatatcagtgtctgttattcaatgtgtttctgatcgtcttaatatttgtaataagctcaaactggattttgtcttcaaataatttcgtacgtacgacaaaaaatatattttaggaaataaaatgaaatttaacctagtacaaatattagaacgatcaaaaacacgtttaatatacagccactaatattttatgcagaaaaatatatttgatatgcaattacaatcgttaaaaagtctctgttagtcgataccatcttaaaaactgcagcaaactcaggaatatccctttaaacaCATCTTCTTGTTTTGAAAAGCAGTTTATTACTCATATGATTAAaactatcttggtacatatcaatgtgatacgtcccactagatcATCAAgagggacgtaacacttcggcgtcagacatacacacgcacgcacgcacgtacgcacgcacacacaccatcgtttgacacccattagccgagGTAAatgtgtgctgggatgtcacaaacaaacatatacaaacacagacacataattaatattattacatacaaacacacactccCGCACGTATGTCTTGTTCTAGTTTCTGGCGGCTTGTAACAGCCCACAATGTACCATcagcccaagatgtcccagttAGGACATTTCGGGCTGATACACGGCCActtgttgtgtatttgttttctagGAAACCCGCCACCCCGAAAACGACCGTGGTGAGCAAACCTCTTGTGTTTCCTTCCGTCACGTTCTGTAACCTCAATCCTGTGCGGTACTCCATGGTGAAATCCGATCTCATCATGTTCCAAATCGTGAAGGACTTTGCAGAGAAACTGAACATGTCTTTAGACGCATTCCCTTATGACGGGGTAAGTATGTCTTTAAACGCATTCCCTTATGACGGGGTAAGTATGTCTTTAAACGCATTCCCTTATGACGAGGTAAGTGTCTTTAAACGCATTCCCTTATGACGGGGTAAGTATGTCTTTAGACGCGTTCCCTTATGACGGGGTAAGTATGTTTTTAAACGCATTCCCGTATGACGGGGTAAGTATGTCTTTAAACGCATTCCCGTATGACGGGGTAAGTGTGTCTTTAAACGCATTCCCTTATGACGGGGTAAGTATGTCTTTAAACTCATTCCATTATGACGGAGTAAGTATGTCTTTAAACTCATTCCATTATGACGAGGTAAGTATGTCTTTAAACGCATTCCCTTATGACGAGGTAAGTATGTCTTTAAACTAATTCCATTATGACGAGGTAAGTATGTCTTTAAACTCATTCCTTTATGACGGGGTAAGTATGGCTTTAAACTCATTCCATTATGACGCGGTAAGTATGTCTTTAAACGCATTCCCTTATGACGGGTAAGTATGTCTTAAACGCATTCCCTAATGACGAGGAAAGTatatcttttaatatatatatatatatatatatatatatatatatatatatatatatatatatatatatatatcttcaagCGCATTCCCTTATGGTGGGGTAAGTATGTTTGTAAACCCATTCCCTTATGACAGGGTAAGTATGTctttaaatgtatttctcattTCCCTATGACAGGGTAACTATGTTCATTAACTCATTTCCCTATAACGGGGTAAGTCTGTTCATTAACTCATTTCCATATGACGGGGTAAGTCTGTTCATTAACTCATTTTCCTATGATGGGGTAAATCTGTTCATTAACTCATTTCCCTATGACGGGGTAAGTATGTTCATTAACTCTTTTCCCTGTGGCGGGGTAAATCTGTTTATTAACTCATTTCCATATGACGGGGTAAATCTATCTATAAAGACATTTATCTATGACTTGGTAAGTCTGTGCATAAACGTATTTCTCATTTTTGATTTAATAGAaagctttaaaatatacttaccttgatatttgtattgtattattctTTTCCCCACAGCTCTTTAAATTgtgattttacataattatataaattttattcttaatacaaataatatttgcaTACTCTTACCTTTTCTGACAAATAATAGTCGATGTGTATCTTTGGCGGGGTCTGTCAATAAATTTCTCGTTTGCCTATTACGGTGTAAGTCTGTCCATAAACTCATTTCTCGTTTGCCAATTACGGTGTAAGTCTGTCCATAAACTCATTTCTCGTTTGCCGATTACGGGGAAAGTCTGTCCATAAACTCATTTCTCGTTTGCCTGTTACGGGGTAAGTCTGTCCATAAACTCGTTTCTCGTTTGCCTCTTACGGGGAAAGTCTGTccataaactgattttcgtttGCCTCTTACGGGGAAAGTCTGTCCATAAACTCATTTCTCGTTTGCCTCTTACGGGGAAAGTCTGTCCATAAACTCATTTCTCGTTTGCCTGTTACGGTGTAAGTCTGTCCATAAACTCGTTTCTCGTGTGCTTATTACGGGGTAAGTCTGTCCATAAACTCGTTTCTCGTTTGCCTCTTACGGGCAAAGTCTGTCCATAAACTCACTTCTCGTTTGCCTGTTACGGGGAAAGTCTGTCCATAAACTAATTTCTCGTTTGCCTCTTACGGGGAAAGTCTGTCCATAAACTTACGTCTCGTGTGCTTATTACGGGGTAAGTCTGTCCATAAACTCATTTCTTGTTTGCCGATAACGAGATAAGTCTACCTATAAACTCATAACTCATTTACCAATGACGGAGTAAGTCTGTCCATAAACTCATTTACCAATGACGGAGTGAATCTGTCCGTAAACTCATTTTCTCTAGGCAGGTCAGTATGCACCACGAccttttgtttaattatttaatatatcagtcgtggggaaaatccatcctggcgaaagctctaccgactgagcctATGACCCCTTAATTATTGACCTGTGTTAAACAACCATCAAAAAGTGACTTTTTAAAACAGGTGGTATCTTAGATGGCTTGGCAGAATACAAAAGTAGCCTCATAAAACAGGTGGCTGTATAAATACAGGTGGCTGTATACATGCAGGTGGCTGCTATAGTATGTTTGACTACCCTCCCTATAcgcacatacactcacacacacacactcacacacacacacacacacacacacacacacacacacacacacacacacacacaactacgGTTAATCGCCTCCCACCACTGACTATGACTGAGAGCgcattttaacgactcagtggggaggtgtaacGCCACTACGCGGACTgatctctcactaacaactaaccggtAACCGCTGTCATGGACAGGCAACCATAATACCGGGtcgatgtgtgtgcccaggaccgattctttgaaccttaattgaacaCAAGTAACAATGATTACAAATATACTTTGAAAATGTTAGCACTTTGTtctgattttattttacagatgaACCCACCGCCTGATCCAACTTACCCAGACCTAGTAAACACCACAGGTCAGTAATGTCGCTATGTGTAGCCCAACCTTAAGTTTACACACcatcattaattactccatgcaattGAATACAATTTCTAGAGGGTCCCGTGACTACTAAGTTTAGTGAGGTCTCTCAATGGACAAGTCTCGTGTAAACAATCAACATAGGTTGACCACgaactattacagttaacagccctcatgGCTGAGCACCGCATCATTAGTTTATAGAAGTGACACTATACCACCTGCACAGTATTTTCGGTTAGTACGACAACAAGTAAAACCagctgctacaacaagtaaAGACACGACAAATGATGGCGTGGTCACTTAAACATTACCCAAAATATTTGACCCGAATGATATATTCTACCAAGTTCGGTGTCAGACATCGGTGTTAAGACTGGTAGGCATTGGACAAAGGTGAATGaagataattaattttatcatgcaaccacgTTTCCTATTGACTTGATAACCCATACCTGATTAATTCGaaatgttatcatgtcactaggaaatgagttgtgcgcatgGCGGATATTTGCTAAATTTTCAGTTAGAtcgttttctcatttttcaaacatctaTTTACAGCAATggttgttgaactgcataaataaatataacatctaCACTTCatgtaacatcaaattaccttttatttttcaattctccacTATTCGCTCCATTTTCTTTGCATTACAAGTGGAGCAAATACTTGAGGAATACTCGGCTGACTTCATGATGCAGCTCAACTCTGCGGGAGAGACTGTCATCGAGACTTTCTCTCAGCCTCTGGACAGCTTCCTCGTCAGTTGCTCGTTTGCTGGAAAACCGTGTGATGACAGGTACGTTGTTTTTCAACGTGTTTCAAACATCATTCTATGGTGGAATCCCCGTTACGAACATGCCTAGGGTGGccatgaaatatgtgttctctATAAAATTCGCAATAGATTTCGCAGAGCAGACCAACATTTTATAACTTCTGAGACGATAAacttaaaatacaaaatggttTAAAAAGTATAGTAGAAGGGTTGACTGTGACCAAACATTTCAGCCTTGGCTCCATGACTATAGGCTAATTTGTTCCATATTAGCTATGCAAACTAGGCATAGCCTCACGTGGTGGCATTACTTAAATACCGTTGGTATACTTTATCTGCAAGGGACTCGAATCTGGGTTCTTATATGGAGGTCATTGTATGCAAATTCTGGTATATAATGTTTAACCCTTAAAGGTTTATAGTTCTCTGAAAACATCGTACCAGATGATATTTGTGTTATGGAGGTCATTGTATACAAATTCTCGTATATaatgtttaacatttaaagGCTGAACGTCTGTGAAATCATCGTATCAGATGATAATTGTATTATGGACTTCAATGTTCGGAAATTCTGGTATATAATGTTTAACATTAAAAGGTTTATAGTTCTGTTAAGTCATCGTATcagatgatattttttttttattaaggacTGTATACAAATTCTGCACTGTATGTCTGGTTAAAAGTTACATTTCATACTTCAAATATTCATCTGTACGAATCCAACGTATTCCTAAATGTTCTAATGTCTACAGAATCAAAAACAATATCTATGACTCTTTGGCGCACGTTACAGTGTTGATGATGCTggcattttataaataatgtgcTTGTGCAGGGGTCGAAAACTCCCTGGtgaagcaatttttttttcaatgtattcgTCGGGGTCGCATGTCTCGACAACCACTACACTTCGCTCACCGCAGTCTAGAGTCCTCCATACAAATTCCTGGACACGCGTCTGACTTAtctaaaacatattacaaacgATTAATTCACCATGATGAATGATAATTCAGAACACAGCAACAGACCCCGTAGATTAATGTTGGTTCTACACCAAACACCCAAACAATGATGCGTATAGTATGAACACGGTTACTACCACTCTGGCTTCCAATCACTCCCCTGAGGCTCGTTTATGGGCAGAAATGTTTAACTCTCATGAgcttgtgaatttaaaaaaaaagtactgcaAAAGAATGAAATATGTCAGTGCtcagtatggtaatatcttaaatggctccccataatctaagttcaGGGAGCAATAAAACACTCCCACCAAGACGAGGTATGCGTGATCTCAGACCTGGGTCATTTTTTGTTTACCGATTATCAACTGATTTTAAAACCGTTGCATGATATattgctagtgtcagactatcaactgtcacgacggagtttcTTTGTAATTTCCCCCACTACCAAcgtacgacgggtgcgctcagataaACAGCTAgtcggtcgtaggagttgtatacgacgagaaagGATTTGCAAGAGTGCTCAGAATAGccactggacagtcgtagaagtagACTtttcggcgagttggccaagtccgtcgtgacagttggtagtgaTAAGCTAGCATTACGCATTACTAATATCTTGCAGGTCGACTAGTACATATGCAGTAAACACCCGTTAAACAGTAAACCAAGTAAAAAGGGGTATCCCGTTTAGAGAAGTGCTattttgtactgatatttaaaagaaaccgttacaaatgtttgttttgagaGAAtgccggtttacagagggtccggttttgaaggGCTTCATTGTCATACATTATTTGAACCAGAATTTTATGGTCTttggaaaaatatttaaataattgataTATGCAATCTTTACAGtcataatatacatatagtGCGTGTAATGCCTGAAAACAGCAcggaaataattatatatttttttggcaaCCCGAAaaatacgaatgaatgaattattatCGATTATATGTGTGACTTCACGAGCGAGTGCAGATATTCCAGTAAGTATTAGATTCGTATAGTCTATATACCAGCTGGCTGTTCCACCATGTATGTATGAaagatacaaaataaaataaatatataacacgTGATAAGAGGTTTGTGAAACCAGCGATATGATGAACTCCCTGGAATCTCCTAGGGGAGAGGCGGTCCTCCTAAGAACGATTACCTGATAGAAGATCATGGAAGCGATCACGACTTTGTCTGAAACGTCATTTTGACTCTGCCTTATGCAGAGATACTATTTTGATCACGGaatatggttttgtcattcagattcacTCAGTGATATCATGCAATCATTACAATGTTTTCTTTTAGGAATTTCGTAAAATCTCTAGAATTCTGCCATTGTTTTTAGACTTTGGCACTGGGTTATAAATTAGCAAATATATGTAACCTTACACAGTAGTGTTGCATTTTCCTTAGGTAGAACCGAGTGGTATGTCTTGATTAAGTGATctcattcatttatattagtATTTAGAGGCATTAGCCAGTTATTAAGTGATctcattcatttatattagtATTTAGAGGCATTAGCCAGTTATTAAGTGATctcattcatttatattagtATTTAGAGGCATTAACCAGTTATTAAGTGATctcattcatttatattagtATTTAGAGGCATTAACCAGTTATTAAGTGATctcattcatttatattagtATTTAGAGGCATTAACCAGTTGTTATAATCCTTCAAACGAGGAACGCCGTTTTCTTAGTATGGGTTTTGTACTACAAGTTACTGATTTTTTAGCCTAgtgtcttcttacgtcaaatcaaactgatatTATTTACTAAATACATTGTTCATGGAGGCTGGTACGGAAGCCTATTAGTGCCAtcacacacaataaaataattttatttcccaaCATATAAtgttggaaaaatcaactttaatcttggaaaaatcaTCTTTAGTCTTGATAAACTCAACATATAATGTTGGAAAAATCAAcattaatattgaaaaaaatcaatttattcTTGTAAAATATTAACTTAAATCTAAACAAATAcccaacctttaatatattaattaacaaagtttaTATAGAACTATCACACAGTATTGTAATACGGCCACGtacctttgatatattaattaacaaagtttagatacaaatattacacagtATTGTAATAGGACcacatacctttaatatattaattaacaaacaaagttttcatggtagtactaaaccaaataacttccggctgggtcaaagttcgaggtgcacccaacatttgacagagaagtgaacaccataagtcctgtgattggtgataaatgtgagtgtgtttcatctgggtaaaaaaatatgcaattaaatttcatctagtaccactgtgtcaagtagctttgtgcttaaaacatgtatagAGTACCTGGAAAAaaggtactcgaattttgtgcggaactagggtagtcatagatgctacccgttatctcagaaatgagcagcttgacccccaattgtttctgattcactttaagtgtgaggggtggtagtatttatatccgtggcgtttatgtcgattgatacgctgcaggtaggacttttagctacatatgttactattgtcgtctatgggatttgatttggtagtatacaccctgataCAATTATCATGTAGTAGGCCcacatacctttaatatatcagttaacAAGCtcacacgctcacacacatacacacacaaaatacatacatacgcacacacacatacgtatacataaacacgcatacatacatgcatacatacatacatacatacatgcacataaacacacacatgcacacacgcacataaacacacacacacacacacgcacacacacacacacacacacacacacacacacacacacacacacacatacatacatatacgtaaacacacgcacgcaacacacacatagacagactCTATAAACcacttgtttgttttacagtgaCTTCTACAAGGTTACGGACTTGGACTATGGGATATGTTTTCAGTTTCCGAACACTACGAAACACCCAAAGGGTATTTTGTTTCACAACGCTGGATCCCTATATGGTTAGTAATTTTAAATACTACTGTAGACCGTTTCTGTCAAAAGTAAACCgagaaaaaaaggagaagaagtttgttttgtttaacgacaccactaaagcacattgatgtattaatcatcggctaacatttggtaattttgacatatagtcttagggaggaaacccgcgaaCCGACAAAACGGCAGGTAACTCCATAATGATTGACGCTAATTCTCATATAAAAACAtcttattaacttttaaacacaTACCTActagcatatttttttttctttcagaaatATCGCAATGTAAATTTTTAAAcagaagtattttttttaaaaaacaaattaccatcaaattctAAAGGTTTAATCGCCATTTTTGATA includes the following:
- the LOC121368864 gene encoding degenerin-like protein asic-2 produces the protein MFKLEKSKLADFLNEKGQLLEFLTMPAIKTTLKDFAENTSAHGVNKLVTSKGWFIKLIWLVLFLGASSMIVYQVSRLVINYLRKPATPKTTVVSKPLVFPSVTFCNLNPVRYSMVKSDLIMFQIVKDFAEKLNMSLDAFPYDGMNPPPDPTYPDLVNTTVEQILEEYSADFMMQLNSAGETVIETFSQPLDSFLVSCSFAGKPCDDRSSHGTEH